The DNA window CTATCGAAGCAGCATACCGATTTAGGAATAAGCAGCGATCGGTATAGATTAGATTGTCCGAAGTGACGATGATTGCATCGACGATGCCCCTGCTGACGATCCATCACAAGACCGAATATCGCTATGCACACCCGGTGGCATTCGGCGAACACCGCATCATGCTGCGTCCGCGCGACGGCCACGATTTGCGCGTGCTTTCGAACAACCTCGAGATCGTGCCGGAGCCGATGTCGCTGCGCTGGATCCACGACGTATTCGGCAACAGTGTCGCGATTGCGACCTTCGACGAGCGCGCCGAAACCCTGTCGTTCGTCAACACCGCCACCGTCGAGCACAATCCCGCCGAGGAGTTCGCGCTGACCCCGGACGATCCGGCGTATTTCTATCCGTTTCTATACGACAACGAAGAGTTTCCCGACCTCGTTCAATTCATCAGGCCGCAATATGGCGATCCCGAGGGCGAGCTGTCGGCGTGGGCGCGGAATTATCTCGACGCGGAAGGACCGACCCCGACCTTCAATATTCTCAGCGGCATGACCTACGGCATCCGCAAGGCTTTCAGCTACCGCAAACGGCACGAGCAGGGCACCCAGCATCCGCTCGACACGCTGCAGACGAGGTCCGGCACCTGCCGCGACTACGCGCTGTTCATGATCGAGGCGCTGCGGCGGCTCGGCATCGCCGCGCGCTTCGTATCGGGGTATATTTCGATCCCGGGCGGCCGCGCGCGCGGCTATGTCGGCGGCGGCTCGACCCATGCCTGGGTGCAGGTCTATCTGCCGAGCGCCGGCTGGATCGAGTTCGATCCCACCAACGGCATCGTCGGCACCCGCGATCTCGTGCGCGTGGCGGTGGCGCGCGATCCGGGTCAGGCCATCCCGCTGCATGGCACCTACCTCGGTTCGGCCGATGCCTTTGTCGGCATGGACGTCAGCATCAACGTCGTTTCGGCGGACGAGCAGGCGGAGACGTAACATGGAAATCAAGGTAGGCTTCGAGATCGCTCACGCGACGCTGCAGCCGACGCCAATGGTGATCATGCTCAGCATTCACCCCTCGCGCCGTCAGGACATCATCGGCACCGAGACCATCGCCGCCGAGCCGAACGTGCCGATCAAATTCTATAACGACAGTTTCGGCAACATCTGCGGCAGGCTGGTGGCGCCGGCCGGCGGCGTGACGCTGCGCGGCAGCGCGCTGGTGCATGATTCCGGCCTGCCGGACGCGATCGCGCCGACCGCGCAGCAGAGTCCGATCGACCAGCTGCCCGACGACATTCTGCTCTACCTGATGGCGAGCCGCTATTGCGAGACCGACAAGCTGACCGACGTGGCGTGGTCGCTGTTCGGCAATACCCAGCCGGGCTGGGAGCGGGCGGCGGCGATCTGTACGTTCGTGCACAACCACGTCACCTTCGGCTATCAGCACGCGCATCACATGAAGTCGGCCCATGACGTCTACGCGCAGGGCGCCGGCGTGTGCCGCGATTTTGCCCATCTC is part of the Bradyrhizobium erythrophlei genome and encodes:
- a CDS encoding transglutaminase-like domain-containing protein, which encodes MEIKVGFEIAHATLQPTPMVIMLSIHPSRRQDIIGTETIAAEPNVPIKFYNDSFGNICGRLVAPAGGVTLRGSALVHDSGLPDAIAPTAQQSPIDQLPDDILLYLMASRYCETDKLTDVAWSLFGNTQPGWERAAAICTFVHNHVTFGYQHAHHMKSAHDVYAQGAGVCRDFAHLALTFCRCMGIPARYCTGYMGDIGIPYDPAPMDFSGWFEAYLSGRWYTFDARHNKPRIGRILMATGRDAADVALTTSFGRMDLMKFLVVSDEVVAA
- a CDS encoding transglutaminase family protein, whose amino-acid sequence is MPLLTIHHKTEYRYAHPVAFGEHRIMLRPRDGHDLRVLSNNLEIVPEPMSLRWIHDVFGNSVAIATFDERAETLSFVNTATVEHNPAEEFALTPDDPAYFYPFLYDNEEFPDLVQFIRPQYGDPEGELSAWARNYLDAEGPTPTFNILSGMTYGIRKAFSYRKRHEQGTQHPLDTLQTRSGTCRDYALFMIEALRRLGIAARFVSGYISIPGGRARGYVGGGSTHAWVQVYLPSAGWIEFDPTNGIVGTRDLVRVAVARDPGQAIPLHGTYLGSADAFVGMDVSINVVSADEQAET